Proteins from a genomic interval of Pantoea deleyi:
- the tyrS gene encoding tyrosine--tRNA ligase, with product MTSSNLIQQLQERGLIAQVTDEDALTEKLAQGPISLYCGFDPTADSLHLGHLVPLLCLKRFQDAGHKPVALVGGATGLIGDPSFKAAERKLNTSETVGEWVEKIRQQVAPFLDFDCGSNSAIAANNYDWFGSMNVLTFLRDIGKHFSVNQMINKEAVKQRLNRDDQGISFTEFSYNLLQGYDFACLNERYGVSLQIGGSDQWGNITSGIDLTRRLHQNQVFGLTVPLITKSDGTKFGKTEGGAVWLDAKKTSPYKFYQFWINTADADVYRFLKFFTFMSIDEINALEEEDKNSGAAPRAQYVLAEQVTRLVHGEAGLSAAKRITASLFSGSVSDMTEADFEQLAQDGMPTIALSADDDLQQALVKAELVPSRGQARTMIGSNAVSLNGEKQSDAEYRFSDSDKLFNRYTLLRRGKKHYCLINWQ from the coding sequence ATGACCAGCAGTAACCTGATACAACAATTGCAGGAGAGGGGCCTTATCGCCCAGGTGACGGACGAAGACGCGTTAACAGAGAAACTGGCGCAGGGGCCAATTTCGCTCTATTGCGGCTTTGACCCCACTGCTGACAGCTTGCATTTGGGCCATCTGGTACCGCTGCTCTGCCTGAAGCGTTTTCAGGATGCCGGACATAAGCCGGTGGCACTGGTCGGGGGCGCAACCGGCCTGATCGGCGATCCGAGCTTCAAAGCCGCAGAGCGTAAACTTAATACCAGCGAAACCGTCGGTGAATGGGTTGAAAAGATCCGCCAGCAGGTGGCCCCGTTCCTCGACTTCGATTGTGGCAGCAACAGCGCCATCGCCGCGAACAACTATGACTGGTTTGGCAGCATGAACGTGCTGACCTTCCTGCGTGATATCGGCAAGCACTTCTCCGTTAACCAGATGATCAACAAAGAAGCGGTGAAGCAGCGTCTGAACCGTGACGATCAGGGCATCTCCTTTACCGAGTTCTCCTACAATCTGCTGCAGGGTTATGACTTTGCCTGCCTGAACGAGCGATACGGCGTCAGCCTGCAGATCGGCGGTTCTGACCAGTGGGGCAACATCACCTCCGGTATCGATCTGACCCGTCGTCTGCATCAGAATCAGGTCTTTGGCCTGACCGTTCCGCTGATCACCAAGTCTGACGGCACCAAATTTGGTAAAACCGAAGGCGGCGCAGTCTGGCTGGACGCGAAGAAAACCAGTCCGTACAAGTTTTATCAGTTCTGGATCAACACCGCCGACGCGGATGTCTACCGCTTCCTGAAATTCTTCACCTTTATGAGCATCGACGAGATCAATGCGCTGGAAGAAGAGGACAAAAACAGCGGCGCCGCGCCACGGGCACAATATGTGCTGGCAGAGCAGGTGACGCGTCTGGTGCATGGCGAGGCGGGCCTGTCGGCGGCAAAACGTATCACGGCCAGCCTCTTCTCCGGCTCTGTCAGCGACATGACCGAAGCGGACTTCGAGCAGCTGGCGCAGGATGGTATGCCAACCATCGCGCTGAGCGCAGACGATGACCTGCAGCAGGCGCTGGTGAAGGCCGAGCTGGTGCCATCCCGTGGTCAGGCGCGCACCATGATCGGTTCAAATGCCGTCTCTCTGAACGGCGAAAAACAGTCCGATGCGGAATATCGCTTCAGCGACAGCGACAAGTTGTTCAACCGCTATACGCTGCTGCGTCGCGGCAAGAAACACTACTGCCTGATTAACTGGCAGTAA
- a CDS encoding MliC family protein — MLKGLTVAAVLLLSGCSLMHKQPPAAQTLHYRCGTLPLTVMLDETKEQVSFIMDGQPLTLKQTVSASGARYSDGTYVFWSKGNGAFIERNDKIVVNDCELQPAS; from the coding sequence ATGTTGAAAGGATTAACCGTGGCTGCGGTGCTGCTGCTGTCGGGCTGTAGCCTGATGCATAAACAGCCACCGGCAGCGCAGACCCTGCACTATCGCTGCGGAACCCTGCCTCTGACCGTCATGCTGGATGAGACGAAGGAACAGGTCAGCTTTATCATGGATGGTCAGCCGCTGACGCTGAAGCAGACGGTATCCGCCTCCGGCGCCCGCTACAGCGACGGCACCTATGTTTTCTGGTCCAAAGGCAACGGCGCGTTTATCGAACGTAACGATAAAATTGTCGTCAATGATTGTGAGCTGCAACCTGCCAGCTGA
- a CDS encoding CTP synthase C-terminal region-related (seleno)protein, which produces MPFLRLFLVGDYRASAVAHQAIPPAIARAARSLNITAETTWVATGRLDETDLTACDALWVVPGSPYHNDSGVYDAIRWARESGKPFLGSCGGFQYAVIEYARNVLGWQDAGHAETDTGGRSVIAPLSCSLLEQRGAVRFEPGSRIATAYGALESDEGYHCNFGVNPAFSAALGEKTLRITAWDEAGDVRGVELPDHPFFVATLFQSERAALQQKLSPLVVAWMQAALAQQ; this is translated from the coding sequence ATGCCATTCCTGCGTCTCTTTCTGGTGGGAGACTACCGCGCCAGCGCGGTCGCGCACCAGGCCATCCCCCCTGCAATCGCGCGTGCTGCCCGCAGCCTGAACATTACCGCTGAAACCACCTGGGTCGCCACCGGGCGACTCGATGAGACCGACCTGACGGCGTGCGACGCGCTCTGGGTGGTGCCGGGCAGTCCCTATCACAACGACAGCGGCGTCTATGACGCTATTCGCTGGGCGCGGGAGAGCGGCAAGCCGTTCCTCGGCTCCTGTGGCGGATTTCAGTACGCGGTGATTGAGTATGCCCGTAACGTCCTGGGCTGGCAGGATGCCGGGCATGCCGAAACCGACACCGGCGGGCGCAGCGTTATCGCGCCATTAAGCTGTTCGCTGCTGGAGCAGCGCGGTGCGGTGAGGTTCGAACCCGGTTCGCGTATCGCCACCGCCTACGGCGCGCTGGAGAGCGATGAGGGCTATCACTGCAACTTTGGCGTTAACCCGGCGTTCAGTGCAGCACTGGGTGAGAAGACGCTGCGGATCACGGCCTGGGATGAAGCGGGTGACGTCCGCGGCGTGGAGTTGCCGGATCATCCCTTTTTTGTGGCAACGCTGTTCCAGTCGGAACGGGCGGCGCTGCAGCAAAAACTCTCACCGCTGGTGGTGGCCTGGATGCAGGCCGCGCTGGCGCAGCAGTAG
- the dtpA gene encoding dipeptide/tripeptide permease DtpA has protein sequence MSTANKHTDEAVSLNAFKQPKAFYLIFSIELWERFGFYGLQAIMAVYLVKQLGLSESDSITLFSSFSALVYGLVAIGGWLGDKVLGTKRVIVLGVLVLALGYAQVAFSGHNVSIVYTGMATIAVGSGLFKANPSSLLSTCYEKDDPRIDGAFTMFYMSINIGSLFSMMLTPWLAAKYGYSVAFSLCVIGLVITLFNFLFCKRMVKNYGSKPDFAPLQVGKLLMTLVGVVVLIALANWMLHHQAIARLVLAVIALGIVLVFAKEAFALQGAARRKMIVAFLLMVEAILFFVLYMQMPTSLNFFAIRNVEHTILGITFAPEQFQALNPFWIMLASPLLAALYNKLGDKLPMPHKFALGMVLCSGAFLVLPVGAKFASDAGIVSVNWLILSYALQSIGELMISGLGLAMVAQLVPQRLMGFIMGSWFLTTAGAAVIAGKVANLMAVPENVTDPLISLATYSRVFQQIGIVTAVIALLMLITAPLLNRMTLDTDAKK, from the coding sequence GTGTCAACTGCAAACAAACACACTGATGAGGCTGTCAGTCTCAATGCGTTTAAACAGCCAAAGGCGTTTTACTTAATCTTCTCGATTGAGTTATGGGAACGTTTTGGCTTCTATGGCCTGCAGGCCATCATGGCGGTTTACCTGGTGAAGCAGCTGGGATTGTCTGAATCAGACTCTATCACCCTGTTCTCTTCATTCAGTGCGCTGGTCTATGGACTGGTCGCCATCGGCGGCTGGCTGGGCGATAAGGTGCTGGGCACCAAGCGTGTGATCGTGCTGGGCGTGCTGGTTCTGGCGCTGGGATATGCGCAGGTGGCCTTCTCCGGCCATAACGTCAGCATCGTCTACACCGGTATGGCGACAATCGCCGTGGGCAGCGGCCTGTTCAAGGCTAACCCCTCTTCGCTGCTCTCCACCTGCTATGAAAAAGATGACCCGCGTATCGACGGTGCTTTCACCATGTTCTATATGTCGATCAATATCGGTTCGCTCTTCTCGATGATGCTGACACCCTGGCTGGCGGCAAAGTATGGTTACAGCGTGGCCTTCTCGCTCTGCGTCATCGGCCTGGTCATCACCCTGTTCAACTTCCTGTTCTGCAAGCGCATGGTGAAAAATTACGGCTCTAAGCCGGACTTCGCGCCGCTGCAGGTCGGCAAACTGCTGATGACGCTGGTTGGCGTGGTCGTGCTGATCGCTCTGGCCAACTGGATGCTGCATCATCAGGCTATCGCCCGTCTGGTGCTGGCGGTGATTGCGCTGGGCATCGTGCTGGTCTTCGCTAAAGAAGCCTTTGCGCTGCAGGGCGCGGCGCGCCGTAAGATGATCGTGGCCTTCCTGCTGATGGTCGAAGCGATCCTGTTCTTCGTGCTCTACATGCAGATGCCAACCTCACTCAACTTCTTTGCTATCCGCAACGTTGAGCACACCATTCTCGGCATTACGTTTGCGCCCGAGCAGTTCCAGGCGCTGAACCCGTTCTGGATCATGCTGGCCAGTCCGCTGCTGGCGGCGCTCTACAACAAGCTGGGCGATAAGCTGCCGATGCCGCATAAGTTTGCCCTCGGTATGGTGCTCTGCTCCGGTGCCTTCCTGGTGCTGCCGGTAGGGGCAAAATTTGCCAGCGACGCCGGTATCGTTTCCGTTAACTGGCTGATCCTGAGCTATGCGCTGCAGAGTATCGGTGAGCTGATGATCTCAGGTCTCGGCCTGGCGATGGTGGCACAGCTGGTGCCTCAGCGTCTGATGGGCTTCATCATGGGCTCCTGGTTCCTGACCACCGCTGGCGCGGCGGTGATTGCCGGTAAAGTGGCTAACCTGATGGCGGTGCCGGAAAACGTCACCGATCCGCTGATCTCCCTGGCGACCTACAGCCGCGTGTTCCAGCAGATCGGTATCGTCACGGCGGTCATCGCCCTGCTGATGCTGATCACGGCGCCGCTGCTGAACCGGATGACCCTGGATACGGACGCGAAAAAATAA
- the pdxH gene encoding pyridoxamine 5'-phosphate oxidase, whose protein sequence is MSDSETLHTIAHLRREYTRGGLRRKDLPDTPLALFEQWLGQACEAKLPDPTAMTVATVDETGQPWQRIVLLKHFDAQGMVFYTNLGSRKALQLAQNPRICLHFPWHFLERQVMVLGEVEKLSPLEVLKYFHSRPRDSQIGAWVSKQSSRISARGILEGKFLELKQKFQQGDVPLPSFWGGYRVKFHTMEFWQGGEHRLHDRFIYQRDHDGWKIDRLAP, encoded by the coding sequence ATGAGTGACAGCGAAACGCTACACACCATTGCCCATCTGCGGCGTGAATATACCCGCGGCGGCCTGCGTCGTAAGGATCTGCCGGACACTCCGCTGGCGCTGTTTGAACAGTGGCTGGGTCAGGCCTGTGAGGCAAAACTGCCCGATCCGACGGCCATGACCGTGGCTACCGTGGATGAAACGGGGCAGCCCTGGCAGCGTATCGTGCTGCTGAAACATTTCGATGCCCAGGGCATGGTGTTTTACACCAACCTTGGCAGCCGCAAAGCCCTGCAGCTGGCGCAGAACCCGCGCATCTGTCTGCACTTCCCCTGGCACTTTCTGGAGCGTCAGGTGATGGTGCTGGGCGAAGTGGAAAAGCTGTCGCCGCTGGAGGTGCTGAAATATTTCCACAGCCGTCCGCGCGACAGCCAGATCGGTGCCTGGGTGTCGAAGCAGTCGAGCCGGATTTCGGCGCGCGGGATTCTGGAAGGCAAGTTCCTTGAGCTTAAACAGAAGTTCCAGCAGGGCGATGTGCCACTGCCGAGCTTCTGGGGCGGCTACCGGGTGAAATTTCATACGATGGAGTTCTGGCAGGGCGGCGAACATCGCCTTCACGATCGCTTCATCTATCAGCGCGACCACGACGGCTGGAAAATCGACCGTCTGGCACCCTGA
- the gstA gene encoding glutathione transferase GstA — MKLFCKAGACSLSPHIVMRECGLDFTQVSVDLATKLTEQGDDFRQINPKGQVPALQFSDGSVLTEGVAIVQYLADLKPDRHLLAPVGSLTRYHTVAWLSYIGSELHKSFGPLFRPGYTDEVKAQTRSQLEAKFRYVDESLRDRQWLMGLHFSVADAYLFVVTRWAKALGLDLSGLTALEAWFERVAERPAVQAALKAEGLA; from the coding sequence ATGAAACTGTTTTGCAAAGCAGGAGCCTGCTCTCTCTCTCCCCACATTGTTATGCGCGAATGCGGGCTCGACTTCACCCAGGTGAGCGTCGACCTGGCCACCAAACTCACCGAACAGGGCGATGACTTTCGCCAGATCAATCCCAAAGGCCAGGTGCCTGCGCTGCAGTTCAGCGACGGCAGCGTACTGACCGAAGGCGTGGCGATTGTGCAGTATCTGGCGGATCTCAAGCCCGATCGCCATCTGCTGGCGCCGGTCGGCAGCCTGACCCGCTATCACACCGTGGCGTGGCTCAGCTACATCGGCAGCGAGCTGCACAAAAGCTTCGGCCCGCTGTTCCGTCCCGGCTACACCGATGAGGTGAAGGCGCAGACCCGCAGCCAGCTGGAAGCGAAGTTTCGCTATGTGGATGAGTCATTGCGTGACAGACAGTGGCTGATGGGGCTGCATTTCAGCGTGGCGGATGCCTATCTGTTTGTAGTGACGCGCTGGGCAAAGGCGCTGGGTCTGGATTTGTCCGGCCTGACGGCGCTGGAGGCCTGGTTTGAACGCGTGGCGGAACGGCCTGCGGTACAGGCGGCGCTGAAAGCGGAAGGTTTAGCCTGA
- the pdxY gene encoding pyridoxal kinase PdxY — protein MKNILAIQSHVVFGHAGNAAAEFPMRRLGANVWPLNTVQFSNHTQYGHWTGTVMPATHLTDIVKGIADIDRLKTCDAVLSGYLGSAEQGEQILQIVRQVKAANPNAWYFCDPVMGHPEKGCIVAPGVAEFHCKMAMPASDIIAPNLLELEMLSERTVTDVDAAVEAARALIAQGPRVVLVKHLARAGRRSDRFEMLLVTAEDAWHISRPLVDFGVRQPVGVGDLTSGLLLVNLLHGKSLQDALEHVTAAVYEVMLKTHQMGEYELQLVAAQDAIASPVHHFAAEKL, from the coding sequence GTGAAAAATATTTTAGCGATTCAGTCGCATGTTGTTTTTGGTCATGCCGGTAACGCGGCGGCTGAGTTTCCGATGCGCCGCCTGGGCGCCAACGTCTGGCCGCTGAATACCGTGCAGTTTTCCAACCATACGCAATATGGCCACTGGACCGGCACGGTGATGCCGGCAACGCATTTAACCGACATCGTTAAAGGCATTGCGGATATCGACCGCCTGAAAACCTGTGACGCGGTGCTGAGCGGCTATCTGGGATCGGCGGAGCAGGGTGAACAGATTCTGCAGATTGTTCGTCAGGTGAAAGCGGCGAACCCCAACGCCTGGTACTTCTGCGATCCGGTCATGGGCCATCCTGAGAAAGGCTGCATTGTGGCACCGGGCGTCGCGGAGTTTCACTGCAAAATGGCGATGCCCGCCAGTGACATCATCGCGCCGAACCTGCTTGAGCTGGAGATGCTGAGCGAACGCACCGTGACGGATGTTGATGCGGCGGTGGAGGCTGCACGGGCACTGATTGCCCAGGGGCCGCGCGTCGTGCTGGTGAAACACCTTGCGCGCGCCGGTCGCCGCAGCGATCGCTTTGAGATGCTGCTGGTCACGGCGGAGGACGCCTGGCACATCAGCCGTCCGCTGGTCGATTTCGGCGTGCGTCAGCCGGTCGGCGTTGGCGATCTTACCAGCGGCCTGCTGCTGGTGAATCTGCTGCACGGCAAATCGCTGCAGGATGCGCTGGAGCACGTTACGGCGGCGGTTTATGAGGTGATGCTGAAAACCCATCAGATGGGCGAGTATGAGCTGCAGCTGGTCGCGGCGCAGGATGCTATCGCCTCGCCGGTGCACCACTTCGCGGCAGAAAAACTGTAA